The following coding sequences are from one Saprospiraceae bacterium window:
- a CDS encoding redoxin domain-containing protein, with product MYSLKIGEKAPGFTLISNEKKEVSLTDFANRNVVLLFFPFAFTGTCTKELCSIRDQMDFYAKSNAQILGISVDSPYSLNKYKEELNLPYPLLSDFNKSVSRSYDCLYEEFNFGLRGVSKRAAFVIDKEGLLRYIEILENAGNLPNFDAVNRTLDNLN from the coding sequence ATGTACAGTTTAAAAATTGGCGAAAAAGCACCCGGATTTACCCTTATTTCCAATGAAAAGAAGGAAGTAAGCCTTACCGATTTTGCAAACCGGAATGTCGTCTTGTTGTTTTTTCCATTTGCTTTTACGGGTACCTGTACCAAAGAACTCTGTAGCATACGCGACCAGATGGATTTTTATGCAAAATCCAATGCACAAATTCTTGGGATCTCCGTAGATTCTCCCTATAGCCTGAACAAATACAAAGAAGAATTAAATTTGCCATATCCTTTGTTGTCTGATTTTAATAAGTCGGTTTCAAGATCTTACGACTGCCTTTATGAGGAATTTAATTTTGGTTTAAGGGGAGTCTCCAAGCGGGCGGCTTTTGTGATCGACAAAGAAGGCCTGCTCCGGTATATCGAAATTTTGGAGAATGCTGGAAATTTACCTAACTTCGACGCTGTGAACAGAACATTGGATAATCTCAATTGA
- a CDS encoding ATP-dependent Clp protease adaptor ClpS, translating to MPQTNPGTWEALEDEVLLEEATGEVSELIVFNDDVNTFDWVIQCLMDVCKHSFEQAEQLSLIVHFKGKAVVKTASFNILVPMKDALCDRGLSAVIETIKV from the coding sequence ATGCCACAAACAAATCCTGGAACCTGGGAAGCCCTGGAAGATGAAGTCCTGTTGGAAGAAGCCACCGGCGAAGTATCTGAACTGATCGTGTTCAATGATGATGTCAACACTTTTGACTGGGTCATTCAATGCCTGATGGATGTTTGTAAACACAGCTTTGAGCAGGCAGAGCAATTATCACTGATCGTGCATTTCAAAGGCAAAGCTGTTGTCAAAACGGCAAGTTTCAATATTCTGGTCCCCATGAAAGATGCATTATGCGATCGCGGACTCTCTGCGGTGATTGAGACGATAAAGGTTTAA
- a CDS encoding superoxide dismutase: MPFTLPELPYPHQALEPHFDTRTMEIHHGKHHAAYTTNLNNAIKDTPLESMTIEEILKNLDMNNMALRNNGGGYYNHCLFWECLSPHGGGEPKDELGAAITESFGSFEAFKEKFSQAAMTRFGSGWAWLCVQPGGKLEICSTPNQDNPLMPATACGGTPVIGLDVWEHAYYLLYQNRRAEFISAFFNVVDWEFAEKRYARLR, from the coding sequence ATGCCCTTTACACTCCCCGAACTTCCTTATCCTCATCAAGCGCTTGAACCTCATTTTGATACGCGCACCATGGAAATCCACCATGGCAAACATCATGCAGCCTATACTACAAATCTGAACAATGCCATCAAGGATACTCCACTGGAATCCATGACCATAGAAGAAATTCTCAAAAACCTTGACATGAACAATATGGCGCTTCGCAACAACGGTGGAGGCTATTACAATCATTGTTTATTTTGGGAATGCCTTTCACCACATGGCGGGGGAGAACCCAAAGATGAGTTGGGAGCTGCCATTACTGAATCTTTCGGAAGTTTTGAAGCTTTTAAAGAAAAATTTTCTCAAGCAGCTATGACCCGCTTCGGATCAGGTTGGGCCTGGCTATGCGTTCAACCGGGCGGGAAGCTCGAAATTTGTTCGACGCCCAATCAGGACAATCCTCTCATGCCTGCAACAGCTTGTGGAGGAACGCCTGTCATCGGTCTTGATGTATGGGAACATGCTTATTATTTACTCTATCAAAACAGAAGAGCCGAATTTATTTCAGCGTTTTTCAACGTCGTCGATTGGGAATTTGCTGAAAAACGCTACGCGCGTTTGCGTTAA
- a CDS encoding DMT family transporter encodes MNLTDRQKAILNLHLAVFLFGFTGILGKLILLPALTLVWWRALMSWILMLPNLKQAGGLKNLTPRSIFIFLGIGVVVCFHWMCFYGSIKLSNSSIAMICLAFIPIFTAFFESLFNKRPLNRLDVITGLVTIPSMWMIVQNIDLSFRLGFAAGVLASLFSAIFASLNKKYIMKATAIQISWLELFSVWLVLSIIIPFMYFYQPEMKFLPTGMDFLYLILLSYVCTVVSYVLALKSLHHLSAFSSMLAFNLEPIYGIILAILVFSEHKEFNTYFYIGATILILSVFLHPILQKKWNPKQFPEIEQ; translated from the coding sequence ATGAATCTCACAGATCGTCAAAAAGCCATTTTAAACCTCCATCTCGCGGTCTTTTTGTTTGGCTTTACGGGAATTTTAGGTAAACTCATCTTATTGCCCGCATTGACCCTGGTTTGGTGGCGCGCACTGATGAGCTGGATTTTGATGTTGCCCAATTTAAAACAGGCCGGCGGACTCAAAAATCTGACGCCCCGAAGTATTTTTATCTTTCTGGGCATTGGCGTTGTGGTTTGCTTTCATTGGATGTGTTTTTATGGTTCCATCAAACTTTCAAATTCGTCGATAGCCATGATCTGTCTGGCTTTTATTCCCATTTTTACCGCTTTTTTTGAAAGTTTGTTCAATAAAAGGCCCTTAAACAGATTGGATGTGATCACTGGATTGGTCACCATTCCATCCATGTGGATGATTGTACAAAATATAGACCTGAGTTTCAGGCTGGGATTTGCAGCCGGAGTTCTTGCTTCCCTATTTTCTGCCATTTTTGCCAGTTTAAATAAAAAATATATCATGAAAGCGACAGCCATTCAAATATCCTGGCTGGAACTCTTTTCTGTATGGCTGGTTTTATCTATCATCATTCCGTTTATGTATTTCTATCAACCCGAAATGAAATTTCTACCCACAGGAATGGATTTTCTTTACCTGATCTTGTTATCATATGTATGCACTGTAGTGTCTTATGTTTTGGCACTCAAATCATTACACCACCTGAGCGCTTTTTCATCCATGCTGGCCTTTAATCTGGAACCCATTTACGGGATTATTTTGGCCATACTCGTCTTTAGTGAACATAAAGAATTTAATACCTATTTTTACATAGGTGCTACGATATTGATCTTAAGTGTTTTTCTCCACCCGATTTTACAGAAAAAATGGAATCCAAAACAATTCCCGGAAATTGAGCAATAA